The following are from one region of the Takifugu rubripes chromosome 16, fTakRub1.2, whole genome shotgun sequence genome:
- the LOC115252936 gene encoding C-type lectin domain family 11 member A-like, whose translation MDPAALTLLCLCSVGLCGAASATPIQTSLPELRKARGDVPDPHPDPNAEPEPASPVSDFENSYNYVLSRLAGMDQEIHKLMVGHYTVDVKLSQVIERLTTMDAKVLELEDSVREAFQHSRDNRKETGRLEGCMKGRRIGYKCYLVYNSYEHYAGASRKCSERGGRLAMPRGRKEQEALADYVKSFFHPGNWPVWLGINDLQTEGAYLYDDGTQVSYFQWRKHFLSGQPDGGRRENCVAMASDDGDWWDHYCDRAMNYLCEFDDRVAL comes from the exons ATGGACCCAGCCGCCCTCacgcttctgtgtttgtgttctgtggGTCTGTGCGGAGCAGCCAGCGCCACACCGATACAG ACCTCCCTGCCAGAGCTTAGGAAAGCCAGAGGGGACGTCCCCGATCCCCATCCAGATCCGAATGCAGAGCCGGAACCGGCCAGCCCAGTGTCGGACTTTGAAAACTCATACAACTATGTCT TGTCCAGACTGGCCGGGATGGACCAGGAAATCCACAAGCTGATGGTGGGACACTACACTGTGGACGTCAAGCTCAGCCAGGTgatagagcgcctgaccacgaTGGACG CTAAagtcctggagctggaggacagcgtCCGCGAGGCGTTCCAGCACAGCAGGGACAACCGGAAGGAGACGGGACGGCTGGAAG GTTGCATGAAGGGACGGAGGATAGGCTACAAATGTTACCTGGTGTACAACAGCTACGAGCACTACGCTGGAGCGTCCAGGAAGTGCTCGGAGCGCGGCGGCCGCCTGGCGATGCCGCGCGGCCGCAAGGAGCAGGAGGCCCTGGCGGACTACGTCAAGTCCTTCTTCCACCCGGGGAACTGGCCCGTCTGGCTGGGCATCAACGACCTCCAGACCGAGGGCGCGTACCTGTACGACGACGGCACGCAGGTGTCCTACTTCCAGTGGCGCAAGCACTTCCTGTCCGGCCAACCGGACGGAGGCCGGCGGGAGAACTGCGTGGCCATGGCGTCGGACGACGGGGACTGGTGGGACCACTACTGCGACCGGGCCATGAACTACCTCTGCGAGTTCGACGACAGAGTGGCGCTCTAA
- the LOC115246514 gene encoding tetratricopeptide repeat protein 13-like isoform X1, translating into MQRNMAPGSRAVVAGVLALLCLCRATSSSEASSLTLFDSELSRPGCGSLSDWDEYAADCESSVLQLEPDCEEGGDPSCESTFALNAEKILNQAKLFIEQKKIPFPVDNQNINEELAIGYVLIGNGLYDEAVKHFSLLLQGDPELVSAIYGRGIAYGKKSLQDIKNADLALYELNRVITLEPNWPEVYEQRAEFPSWCRPFPSDGRTLGLEGANVWTALCSGQILSPLGRISEALADLSRAVQLQPSARLYRHRGTLLFISEDYVAAMEDFQQSLELKKNQPIAMLYKGLTFFHRGLLKEAIETFREALKLKSDFIDAYKSLGQAYRELGDFESAMESFQKALLLDQNHIQSLQLRGMMLYHHGSLQEAIGNFKRCLQLEPYNEVCQYMKGLSHVAMGQFYEGIKAQTKVMLNAPLLGQKASSEYLKVKYLREYSRYLHSHLDVPVAEYNVDQDLPGNFKNHWAKNLPFLIEDYEEQPGLQPHIKDVLPQNFDSYSSEVQKLICTADHLGALMQYDTPGFLPNARIHRAMGLATVEVMQAMHRTWSNSKVRVNGKTRQMQWRDMFDIAVKWRRIADPDQPVLWLDQMPARSLSRGFNNHINLIRGQIINIRYLAYFDSILDFIKDRILVYHGAYNPRGLLEVRQALENVNKVEDLLPIMKQVNSKTRDGFTVNSKVPSMKDPGKEYDGFTITITGDRVGNMLFSVETQTTEERTQQYQSEVESIYKDLTAKGKALMLSTELGDADAVCNLILSLVYYFCNLMPLSRGSSVVAYAVVMGAVMASGKEVMGRIPKGKLVDFEAMTTPSPDGFSKMAKSWMNLKSLPSWYQSLPSVAEAFPSTRTMIEVLNTDSSSHCPKKS; encoded by the exons ATGCAGCGCAACATGGCCCCTGGCAGCCGGGCCGTGGTGGCGGGGGTCCTCGCCCTGCTCTGCCTGTGCcgggccacctcctcctccgaggCCTCCTCCCTGACCCTGTTCGACAGCGAGCTCAGCCGGCCGGGCTGCGGCTCCCTGTCCGACTGGGACGAGTACGCGGCCGACTGCG AGTCGtcggtgctgcagctggagcccgactgtgaggaggggggggacccGTCCTGTGAGTCGACCTTCGCCCTCAACGCTGAGAAGATCCTG AACCAAGCCAAGCTGTTCATAGAGcagaaaaaaatcccctttCCTGTTGACAACCAAAACATAAATGAAGAACTTG CTATAGGTTATGTTCTGATAGGCAATGGTCTTTACGATGAAGCCGTCAAACACTTCTCGCTCCTATTACAG ggcGACCCGGAGCTGGTCAGCGCCATCTATGGGCGAGGGATCGCTTATGGGAAGAAAAGCCTGCAG GACATAAAGAACGCTGACTTGGCTCTGTACGAGCTCAACAGAGTCATCACCCTGGAGCCAAACTGGCCTGAAGTGTATGAGCAGAGAGCCGAG TTTCCCAGCTGGTGCAGGCCCTTTCCCTCTGACGGTCGAACCCTGGGTTTAGAGGGAGCTAATGTCTGGACGGCTCTTTGCTCCGGGCAGATCCTGTCTCCTCTGGGGCGCATCAGCGAGGCCCTGGCAGACCTGAGCAGAGccgtgcagctgcagccgtcGGCCCGCCTCTACCGGCACCGAGGGACGCTGCTCTTCATCTCAGAG GACTACGTGGCCGCGATGGAAGACTTCCAGCAGTCGTTGGAGCTGAAGAAGAACCAGCCGATCGCTATGCTGTACAAAGGCCTCACCTTCTTTCACCGAGGCCTGCTCAAG GAAGCCATTGAAACTTTTAGAGAGGCCTTGAAGTTGAAGTCAGACTTCATAGATGCCTATAAAAGCCTCGGGCAGGCCTACAG AGAGCTGGGTGACTTTGAGTCGGCAATGGAGAGCTTCCAGAAGGCCCTCCTGCTGGATCAGAACCACATCCAGTCACTCCAACTGCGAGGGATGATGCTCTACCACCACGGCTCCCTGCAGGAGGCCATAGGCAACTTCAAG AGGTGCCTCCAGTTGGAGCCGTACAATGAGGTGTGTCAGTACATGAAGGGGTTAAGTCACGTGGCCATGGGGCAGTTCTACGAGGGCATCAAAGCTCAAACTAAAGTCATGCTCAACGCGCCCCTGCTGGGACAGAAGGCCAGCTCCGAATACCTCAAAGTCAAATATCTGAGAG AGTACTCGCGCTACCTGCACTCGCACCTCGACGTCCCAGTAGCAGAGTACAATGTGGACCAGGACCTACCTGGGAACTTTAAGAACCACTGGGCCAAGAACCTGCCTTTTCTAATAGAGGACTATGAAGAACAGCCTGGACTTCAGCCACATATCAA GGACGTCCTGCCGCAGAACTTCGACAGCTACAGCAGTGAAGTTCAGAAGCTGATTTGCACAGCCGACCACTTGGGGGCGCTAATGCAGTACGACACTCCTGGGTTCTTACCTAACGCAAGAATACACAGAG CTATGGGTTTAGCCACCGTGGAGGTGATGCAGGCGATGCATCGCACCTGGAGCAACTCCAAAGTCCGAGTTAACGGCAAGACCAGGCAGATGCAGTGGAGGGACATGTTCGATATAGCCGTcaagtggaggag GATCGCAGATCCAGACCAGCCAGTCCTGTGGTTGGATCAGATGCCTGCTCGAAGCCTCAGCCGAGGGTTCAACAATCACATCAATCTAATCAG aggACAGATCATAAATATTAGATACTTAGCCTACTTTGACAGCATCCTCGACTTCATCAAAGACAGAATCCTGGTGTATCATGG GGCGTACAATCCCAGAGGGCTCCTAGAAGTCCGTCAAGCTCTCGAAAATGTGAACAAAGTGGAAGATCTGCTTCCTATAATGAAG CAGGTCAACAGTAAAACCAGGGATGGTTTCACCGTCAATTCCAAAGTGCCGAGCATGAAGGATCCTGGGAAAGAATATGACGgcttcaccatcaccatcacaggaGACAG GGTGGGAAACATGTTATTCTCAGTTGAAACCCAGACGACAGAGGAGCGGACACAGCAGTACCAGTCAGAGGTGGAGTCCATTTACAAAGACCTCACCGCTAAAGGGAAGGCGCTGATGCTGTCCACCGAACTGGGG GATGCCGATGCCGTGTGCAACCTCATCCTGTCCTTGGTTTATTACTTCTGTAACCTCATGCCTCTATCCAGAGGGTCCAG TGTGGTGGCCTACGCCGTCGTCATGGGCGCAGTGATGGCCAGTGGGAAGGAGGTCATGGGTCGGATCCCCAAAGGAAAG CTGGTGGATTTCGAGGCCATGACCACGCCCAGTCCTGACGGCTTCAGTAAAATGGCAAAATCCTGGATGAATCTGAAAAG TCTGCCATCCTGGTACCAAAGTCTTCCATCGGTAGCAGAGGCGTTCCCCTCCACCAGAACCATGATCGAGGTTCTCAACACAGACTCATCCTCACACTGTCCAAAGAAGTCCTAA
- the LOC115246514 gene encoding tetratricopeptide repeat protein 13-like isoform X3 yields the protein MQRNMAPGSRAVVAGVLALLCLCRATSSSEASSLTLFDSELSRPGCGSLSDWDEYAADCESSVLQLEPDCEEGGDPSCESTFALNAEKILNQAKLFIEQKKIPFPVDNQNINEELAIGYVLIGNGLYDEAVKHFSLLLQGDPELVSAIYGRGIAYGKKSLQDIKNADLALYELNRVITLEPNWPEVYEQRAEILSPLGRISEALADLSRAVQLQPSARLYRHRGTLLFISEDYVAAMEDFQQSLELKKNQPIAMLYKGLTFFHRGLLKEAIETFREALKLKSDFIDAYKSLGQAYRELGDFESAMESFQKALLLDQNHIQSLQLRGMMLYHHGSLQEAIGNFKRCLQLEPYNEVCQYMKGLSHVAMGQFYEGIKAQTKVMLNAPLLGQKASSEYLKVKYLREYSRYLHSHLDVPVAEYNVDQDLPGNFKNHWAKNLPFLIEDYEEQPGLQPHIKDVLPQNFDSYSSEVQKLICTADHLGALMQYDTPGFLPNARIHRAMGLATVEVMQAMHRTWSNSKVRVNGKTRQMQWRDMFDIAVKWRRIADPDQPVLWLDQMPARSLSRGFNNHINLIRGQIINIRYLAYFDSILDFIKDRILVYHGAYNPRGLLEVRQALENVNKVEDLLPIMKQVNSKTRDGFTVNSKVPSMKDPGKEYDGFTITITGDRVGNMLFSVETQTTEERTQQYQSEVESIYKDLTAKGKALMLSTELGDADAVCNLILSLVYYFCNLMPLSRGSSVVAYAVVMGAVMASGKEVMGRIPKGKLVDFEAMTTPSPDGFSKMAKSWMNLKSLPSWYQSLPSVAEAFPSTRTMIEVLNTDSSSHCPKKS from the exons ATGCAGCGCAACATGGCCCCTGGCAGCCGGGCCGTGGTGGCGGGGGTCCTCGCCCTGCTCTGCCTGTGCcgggccacctcctcctccgaggCCTCCTCCCTGACCCTGTTCGACAGCGAGCTCAGCCGGCCGGGCTGCGGCTCCCTGTCCGACTGGGACGAGTACGCGGCCGACTGCG AGTCGtcggtgctgcagctggagcccgactgtgaggaggggggggacccGTCCTGTGAGTCGACCTTCGCCCTCAACGCTGAGAAGATCCTG AACCAAGCCAAGCTGTTCATAGAGcagaaaaaaatcccctttCCTGTTGACAACCAAAACATAAATGAAGAACTTG CTATAGGTTATGTTCTGATAGGCAATGGTCTTTACGATGAAGCCGTCAAACACTTCTCGCTCCTATTACAG ggcGACCCGGAGCTGGTCAGCGCCATCTATGGGCGAGGGATCGCTTATGGGAAGAAAAGCCTGCAG GACATAAAGAACGCTGACTTGGCTCTGTACGAGCTCAACAGAGTCATCACCCTGGAGCCAAACTGGCCTGAAGTGTATGAGCAGAGAGCCGAG ATCCTGTCTCCTCTGGGGCGCATCAGCGAGGCCCTGGCAGACCTGAGCAGAGccgtgcagctgcagccgtcGGCCCGCCTCTACCGGCACCGAGGGACGCTGCTCTTCATCTCAGAG GACTACGTGGCCGCGATGGAAGACTTCCAGCAGTCGTTGGAGCTGAAGAAGAACCAGCCGATCGCTATGCTGTACAAAGGCCTCACCTTCTTTCACCGAGGCCTGCTCAAG GAAGCCATTGAAACTTTTAGAGAGGCCTTGAAGTTGAAGTCAGACTTCATAGATGCCTATAAAAGCCTCGGGCAGGCCTACAG AGAGCTGGGTGACTTTGAGTCGGCAATGGAGAGCTTCCAGAAGGCCCTCCTGCTGGATCAGAACCACATCCAGTCACTCCAACTGCGAGGGATGATGCTCTACCACCACGGCTCCCTGCAGGAGGCCATAGGCAACTTCAAG AGGTGCCTCCAGTTGGAGCCGTACAATGAGGTGTGTCAGTACATGAAGGGGTTAAGTCACGTGGCCATGGGGCAGTTCTACGAGGGCATCAAAGCTCAAACTAAAGTCATGCTCAACGCGCCCCTGCTGGGACAGAAGGCCAGCTCCGAATACCTCAAAGTCAAATATCTGAGAG AGTACTCGCGCTACCTGCACTCGCACCTCGACGTCCCAGTAGCAGAGTACAATGTGGACCAGGACCTACCTGGGAACTTTAAGAACCACTGGGCCAAGAACCTGCCTTTTCTAATAGAGGACTATGAAGAACAGCCTGGACTTCAGCCACATATCAA GGACGTCCTGCCGCAGAACTTCGACAGCTACAGCAGTGAAGTTCAGAAGCTGATTTGCACAGCCGACCACTTGGGGGCGCTAATGCAGTACGACACTCCTGGGTTCTTACCTAACGCAAGAATACACAGAG CTATGGGTTTAGCCACCGTGGAGGTGATGCAGGCGATGCATCGCACCTGGAGCAACTCCAAAGTCCGAGTTAACGGCAAGACCAGGCAGATGCAGTGGAGGGACATGTTCGATATAGCCGTcaagtggaggag GATCGCAGATCCAGACCAGCCAGTCCTGTGGTTGGATCAGATGCCTGCTCGAAGCCTCAGCCGAGGGTTCAACAATCACATCAATCTAATCAG aggACAGATCATAAATATTAGATACTTAGCCTACTTTGACAGCATCCTCGACTTCATCAAAGACAGAATCCTGGTGTATCATGG GGCGTACAATCCCAGAGGGCTCCTAGAAGTCCGTCAAGCTCTCGAAAATGTGAACAAAGTGGAAGATCTGCTTCCTATAATGAAG CAGGTCAACAGTAAAACCAGGGATGGTTTCACCGTCAATTCCAAAGTGCCGAGCATGAAGGATCCTGGGAAAGAATATGACGgcttcaccatcaccatcacaggaGACAG GGTGGGAAACATGTTATTCTCAGTTGAAACCCAGACGACAGAGGAGCGGACACAGCAGTACCAGTCAGAGGTGGAGTCCATTTACAAAGACCTCACCGCTAAAGGGAAGGCGCTGATGCTGTCCACCGAACTGGGG GATGCCGATGCCGTGTGCAACCTCATCCTGTCCTTGGTTTATTACTTCTGTAACCTCATGCCTCTATCCAGAGGGTCCAG TGTGGTGGCCTACGCCGTCGTCATGGGCGCAGTGATGGCCAGTGGGAAGGAGGTCATGGGTCGGATCCCCAAAGGAAAG CTGGTGGATTTCGAGGCCATGACCACGCCCAGTCCTGACGGCTTCAGTAAAATGGCAAAATCCTGGATGAATCTGAAAAG TCTGCCATCCTGGTACCAAAGTCTTCCATCGGTAGCAGAGGCGTTCCCCTCCACCAGAACCATGATCGAGGTTCTCAACACAGACTCATCCTCACACTGTCCAAAGAAGTCCTAA
- the LOC101080237 gene encoding peroxiredoxin-like 2C, with amino-acid sequence MAASEETVSGSLGLLLGLSGALLRAAKREAQESLEGFVPHKITTLLGLISAGAQFYKSLGVKKKSEAEAVWQKYYHHEPVKEQVEELLELQTEWDSFLEDVDRRLQAAAQQPSGGSNAGHLSPETQVSDGRTGKRATLGDYLDQGQKLLLVLIRHFGULPURDHVAELQASQAVLAARSLRVLVVSFGSLEGAQIWLEQTGCAFDIVLDPQRKIYRTFGLGSSYADVLRFDCLLQYSEYEAEGRSFPDVPSRLLEDIYQMGGDFLLDEAGTVLFRHRCRTPLDRPSVQDVLQAADVRV; translated from the exons ATGGCCGCGTCAGAGGAGACGGTGTCCGGCAGCCTCGGGCTCCTGCTCGGCCTCAGCGGGGCGCTGCTCCGGGCCGCCAAGCGCGAAGCACAAG AGTCCCTGGAAGGTTTCGTCCCGCACAAGATCACCACGTTACTGGGCCTGATCTCAGCGGGGGCACAGTTCTACAAAAG CCTGGGGGTGAAAAAGAAGAGCGAAGCTGAAGCGGTTTGGCAGAAGTATTATCA tCATGAACCAGTAAAGGAGCAGGTAGAGGAACTTCTGGAGCTCCAG actgagtGGGACTCTTTCCTGGAGGACGTGGACAGACGTCTGcaggcagcagcccagcagccCTCAGGAGGGAGCAATGCTGGACACCTGAGCCCGGAGACTCAGGTCAGCGATGGGCGGACTGGAAA GAGGGCGACTCTGGGCGACTACCTGGACCAGgggcagaagctgctgctcgtTCTCATCAGACACTTCGGGTGACTGCCGTGACGAGACCACGTGGCCGAGCTGCAGGCCAGTCAG GCTGTGCTGGCGGCTCGGTCGCTCCGGGTCTTGGTGGTGTCCTTCGGCAGTCTTGAGGGAGCTCAGATCTGGCTGGAGCAGACCGGCTGTGCCTTCGACATCGTGTTGGACCCACAGAGAAAG ATCTACCGGACCTTTGGGCTGGGCTCGTCCTACGCCGACGTGCTGAGGTTCGACTGCCTGCTGCAGTACTCCGAGTACGAGGCCGAGGGCCGGAGCTTCCCTGATGTCCCCTCGCGTCTGCTGGAGGACATCTACCAG ATGGGAGGAGACTTCCTGCTGGACGAGGCGGGGACGGTCCTGTTCAGACACCGCTGTCGGACGCCGCTGGACAGGCCCTCGGTCCAGGACGTCCTGCAGGCGGCAGACGTGCGCGTTTGA
- the LOC115253064 gene encoding uncharacterized protein C1orf198 homolog, with protein MAAATMAGLSAQRMEKIKFEYFSSINSMARKIMQERERIKARHGPTWEKMTPQEQENGHRQRIVDPHIRARYAMHRIDREDVDCYPKLKIETGQKIVHFGEEDITWQDEHSAPFSWETKSQLEFSLSGSADQGVPTLQADPKPARVSVSEARKPEEESSFWKISAERSKLEREQPDFQSLTPSQIKSLEKGEKPLPSYLRQESEPADPPAPAKSTKQRAPKPPAPQPPPASAVSATPASISITPSAAPPASEPAASGGWERSQSTLPSVSNTLDEMFSSNVLAKPPSTPTYLEKEKNEEGLPSSPSFSQFNTSSNILKTGFDFLDNW; from the exons ATGGCCGCCGCAACCATGGCTGGGCTGAGTGCTCAAAGGATGGAGAAAATCAAATTCGAATACTTCTCCTCCATAAACTCGATGGCGAGGAAAATAATGCAGGAGCGCGAGCGAATCAAAGCCAGACACGGGCCGACCTGGGAGAAGATGACGCCGCAGGAGCAGGAAAACGGCCATCGACAGCGGATCGTGGATCCTCACATCCGAGCCCGATACGCGATGCACAGAATCGACCGGGAAGATGTGGACTGTTACCCCAAACTCAAGATCGAAACGGGACAAAAAATCGTCCATTTCGGCGAAGAG GACATTACCTGGCAAGATGAGCATTCCGCCCCCTTTTCGTGGGAAACAAAG AGCCAGCTGGAATTCAGCCTGTCGGGTTCTGCGGATCAGGGAGTTCCGACCCTGCAGGCCGACCCAAAACCCGCAAGA GTGTCTGTCAGCGAGGCGCGCAAGCCGGAGGAGGAGTCGTCCTTCTGGAAGATCAGCGCCGAGAGGTCCAAGTTGGAGAGAGAGCAGCCTGATTTCCAGTCGCTGACCCCGAGCCAGATCAAGTCCCTGGAGAAAGGGGAGAAGCCCCTCCCCTCATATCTGCGCCAA GAGTCCGAGCCGGCAGACCCTCCCGCTCCTGCCAAATCCACCAAGCAGAGAGCACCCAAGCCCCCCGCtcctcagccccccccagcCAGCGCCGTCAGCGCCACTCCGGCATCCATCTCCATCACGCCGAGCGCGGCGCCGCCGGCCAGCGAGCCCGCGGCCAGCGGGGGCTGGGAGCGCTCTCAGAGCACCCTGCCATCAGTCAGCAACACCCTGGATGAGATGTTCTCCTCCAACGTCTTGGCCAAGCCTCCCAGCACCCCCACCtacctggagaaggagaagaatgaGGAGGGGTTACCGTCCAGCCCCTCCTTTTCCCAG ttcaacaccagcagcaacatccTGAAGACGGGATTTGACTTTTTGGACAACTGGTAA
- the LOC115246514 gene encoding tetratricopeptide repeat protein 13-like isoform X2: MQRNMAPGSRAVVAGVLALLCLCRATSSSEASSLTLFDSELSRPGCGSLSDWDEYAADCESSVLQLEPDCEEGGDPSCESTFALNAEKILNQAKLFIEQKKIPFPVDNQNINEELAIGYVLIGNGLYDEAVKHFSLLLQGDPELVSAIYGRGIAYGKKSLQDIKNADLALYELNRVITLEPNWPEVYEQRAEFPSWCRPFPSDGRTLGLEGANVWTALCSGQILSPLGRISEALADLSRAVQLQPSARLYRHRGTLLFISEDYVAAMEDFQQSLELKKNQPIAMLYKGLTFFHRGLLKEAIETFREALKLKSDFIDAYKSLGQAYRELGDFESAMESFQKALLLDQNHIQSLQLRGMMLYHHGSLQEAIGNFKRCLQLEPYNEVCQYMKGLSHVAMGQFYEGIKAQTKVMLNAPLLGQKASSEYLKVKYLREYSRYLHSHLDVPVAEYNVDQDLPGNFKNHWAKNLPFLIEDYEEQPGLQPHIKDVLPQNFDSYSSEVQKLICTADHLGALMQYDTPGFLPNARIHRAMGLATVEVMQAMHRTWSNSKVRVNGKTRQMQWRDMFDIAVKWRRIADPDQPVLWLDQMPARSLSRGFNNHINLIRGQIINIRYLAYFDSILDFIKDRILVYHGAYNPRGLLEVRQALENVNKVEDLLPIMKVNSKTRDGFTVNSKVPSMKDPGKEYDGFTITITGDRVGNMLFSVETQTTEERTQQYQSEVESIYKDLTAKGKALMLSTELGDADAVCNLILSLVYYFCNLMPLSRGSSVVAYAVVMGAVMASGKEVMGRIPKGKLVDFEAMTTPSPDGFSKMAKSWMNLKSLPSWYQSLPSVAEAFPSTRTMIEVLNTDSSSHCPKKS, translated from the exons ATGCAGCGCAACATGGCCCCTGGCAGCCGGGCCGTGGTGGCGGGGGTCCTCGCCCTGCTCTGCCTGTGCcgggccacctcctcctccgaggCCTCCTCCCTGACCCTGTTCGACAGCGAGCTCAGCCGGCCGGGCTGCGGCTCCCTGTCCGACTGGGACGAGTACGCGGCCGACTGCG AGTCGtcggtgctgcagctggagcccgactgtgaggaggggggggacccGTCCTGTGAGTCGACCTTCGCCCTCAACGCTGAGAAGATCCTG AACCAAGCCAAGCTGTTCATAGAGcagaaaaaaatcccctttCCTGTTGACAACCAAAACATAAATGAAGAACTTG CTATAGGTTATGTTCTGATAGGCAATGGTCTTTACGATGAAGCCGTCAAACACTTCTCGCTCCTATTACAG ggcGACCCGGAGCTGGTCAGCGCCATCTATGGGCGAGGGATCGCTTATGGGAAGAAAAGCCTGCAG GACATAAAGAACGCTGACTTGGCTCTGTACGAGCTCAACAGAGTCATCACCCTGGAGCCAAACTGGCCTGAAGTGTATGAGCAGAGAGCCGAG TTTCCCAGCTGGTGCAGGCCCTTTCCCTCTGACGGTCGAACCCTGGGTTTAGAGGGAGCTAATGTCTGGACGGCTCTTTGCTCCGGGCAGATCCTGTCTCCTCTGGGGCGCATCAGCGAGGCCCTGGCAGACCTGAGCAGAGccgtgcagctgcagccgtcGGCCCGCCTCTACCGGCACCGAGGGACGCTGCTCTTCATCTCAGAG GACTACGTGGCCGCGATGGAAGACTTCCAGCAGTCGTTGGAGCTGAAGAAGAACCAGCCGATCGCTATGCTGTACAAAGGCCTCACCTTCTTTCACCGAGGCCTGCTCAAG GAAGCCATTGAAACTTTTAGAGAGGCCTTGAAGTTGAAGTCAGACTTCATAGATGCCTATAAAAGCCTCGGGCAGGCCTACAG AGAGCTGGGTGACTTTGAGTCGGCAATGGAGAGCTTCCAGAAGGCCCTCCTGCTGGATCAGAACCACATCCAGTCACTCCAACTGCGAGGGATGATGCTCTACCACCACGGCTCCCTGCAGGAGGCCATAGGCAACTTCAAG AGGTGCCTCCAGTTGGAGCCGTACAATGAGGTGTGTCAGTACATGAAGGGGTTAAGTCACGTGGCCATGGGGCAGTTCTACGAGGGCATCAAAGCTCAAACTAAAGTCATGCTCAACGCGCCCCTGCTGGGACAGAAGGCCAGCTCCGAATACCTCAAAGTCAAATATCTGAGAG AGTACTCGCGCTACCTGCACTCGCACCTCGACGTCCCAGTAGCAGAGTACAATGTGGACCAGGACCTACCTGGGAACTTTAAGAACCACTGGGCCAAGAACCTGCCTTTTCTAATAGAGGACTATGAAGAACAGCCTGGACTTCAGCCACATATCAA GGACGTCCTGCCGCAGAACTTCGACAGCTACAGCAGTGAAGTTCAGAAGCTGATTTGCACAGCCGACCACTTGGGGGCGCTAATGCAGTACGACACTCCTGGGTTCTTACCTAACGCAAGAATACACAGAG CTATGGGTTTAGCCACCGTGGAGGTGATGCAGGCGATGCATCGCACCTGGAGCAACTCCAAAGTCCGAGTTAACGGCAAGACCAGGCAGATGCAGTGGAGGGACATGTTCGATATAGCCGTcaagtggaggag GATCGCAGATCCAGACCAGCCAGTCCTGTGGTTGGATCAGATGCCTGCTCGAAGCCTCAGCCGAGGGTTCAACAATCACATCAATCTAATCAG aggACAGATCATAAATATTAGATACTTAGCCTACTTTGACAGCATCCTCGACTTCATCAAAGACAGAATCCTGGTGTATCATGG GGCGTACAATCCCAGAGGGCTCCTAGAAGTCCGTCAAGCTCTCGAAAATGTGAACAAAGTGGAAGATCTGCTTCCTATAATGAAG GTCAACAGTAAAACCAGGGATGGTTTCACCGTCAATTCCAAAGTGCCGAGCATGAAGGATCCTGGGAAAGAATATGACGgcttcaccatcaccatcacaggaGACAG GGTGGGAAACATGTTATTCTCAGTTGAAACCCAGACGACAGAGGAGCGGACACAGCAGTACCAGTCAGAGGTGGAGTCCATTTACAAAGACCTCACCGCTAAAGGGAAGGCGCTGATGCTGTCCACCGAACTGGGG GATGCCGATGCCGTGTGCAACCTCATCCTGTCCTTGGTTTATTACTTCTGTAACCTCATGCCTCTATCCAGAGGGTCCAG TGTGGTGGCCTACGCCGTCGTCATGGGCGCAGTGATGGCCAGTGGGAAGGAGGTCATGGGTCGGATCCCCAAAGGAAAG CTGGTGGATTTCGAGGCCATGACCACGCCCAGTCCTGACGGCTTCAGTAAAATGGCAAAATCCTGGATGAATCTGAAAAG TCTGCCATCCTGGTACCAAAGTCTTCCATCGGTAGCAGAGGCGTTCCCCTCCACCAGAACCATGATCGAGGTTCTCAACACAGACTCATCCTCACACTGTCCAAAGAAGTCCTAA